A window from Pseudobutyrivibrio ruminis HUN009 encodes these proteins:
- a CDS encoding class I SAM-dependent methyltransferase, which yields MNTASNWKDYEIIDCSSGEKLERWGDYILLRPDPQVIWNTPKKSSYYKKLNAHYHRSNKGGGEWEFFDLPEQWTISYPICGHDLKFNLKPFAFKHTGLFPEQAVNWDWFSSIINKEVTEKKRPVKVLNLFAYTGGATLAAAAAGAQVTHVDASKGMVQWAKENAASSGLSEAPIRWLVDDCRKFVEREIRRGNKYDGIIMDPPSYGRGSKNEIWKIEDDIFPFIQLCEQILSDDALFFLVNSYTTGLQPAVLNYMISTALLDKHPGEVNADEIGLPVTESGLVLPCGASGRWVRK from the coding sequence ATGAATACAGCATCAAATTGGAAAGATTACGAAATAATCGATTGCTCTTCGGGTGAGAAGCTTGAACGCTGGGGAGACTACATCCTTCTTAGACCAGACCCACAGGTCATTTGGAACACTCCAAAGAAATCTTCTTATTATAAGAAGTTAAACGCACATTATCATCGTTCAAATAAGGGTGGTGGCGAATGGGAATTTTTTGATTTACCAGAACAGTGGACCATCAGCTATCCCATTTGCGGACATGATTTAAAATTCAATCTCAAGCCTTTTGCTTTCAAGCACACAGGTCTTTTTCCGGAGCAGGCTGTTAACTGGGATTGGTTTTCTTCTATTATAAATAAGGAAGTAACTGAAAAGAAACGCCCTGTTAAAGTCCTTAATCTTTTTGCATATACAGGAGGTGCAACTCTCGCTGCCGCAGCAGCCGGTGCCCAGGTAACTCACGTTGATGCATCAAAGGGCATGGTACAGTGGGCAAAGGAAAACGCTGCCTCATCCGGTCTTTCTGAAGCTCCAATCAGATGGCTTGTAGATGATTGCCGTAAGTTTGTAGAACGCGAAATTCGTCGTGGCAACAAATACGATGGAATCATCATGGATCCACCTTCATACGGAAGAGGATCAAAAAACGAGATTTGGAAAATTGAAGATGATATTTTCCCATTCATACAGCTTTGCGAGCAAATCCTTTCAGATGACGCTCTTTTCTTCTTAGTAAACTCCTACACAACAGGTTTACAGCCAGCTGTATTAAATTATATGATAAGCACAGCTTTATTGGATAAACATCCAGGGGAGGTTAACGCTGACGAAATTGGTCTTCCAGTTACAGAATCAGGATTAGTATTACCATGTGGAGCCAGCGGACGTTGGGTTAGAAAATAA
- the rpsJ gene encoding 30S ribosomal protein S10, with the protein MANQVMRITLKAYDHELVDSSAKKIIETVKKNGAQVSGPVPLPTKKEVVTILRAVHKYKDSREQFEQRTHKRLIDVIDPTQKTVEALSKLEMPAGVEISIKNK; encoded by the coding sequence ATGGCAAATCAAGTTATGAGAATCACACTCAAGGCTTATGATCATGAGTTAGTAGATTCATCTGCCAAGAAAATCATCGAGACTGTTAAGAAGAACGGAGCACAGGTTAGTGGTCCAGTACCTCTTCCAACAAAGAAGGAAGTTGTTACAATTCTTAGAGCTGTACATAAGTACAAAGACTCTCGCGAGCAGTTCGAGCAGAGAACTCATAAGAGATTGATTGATGTCATCGACCCAACACAGAAGACTGTTGAGGCTCTTTCAAAGTTAGAGATGCCTGCAGGTGTTGAGATCAGCATCAAGAACAAGTAA
- the rplC gene encoding 50S ribosomal protein L3 has protein sequence MKKAILATKVGMTQVFNEGGELIPVTVLSAGPCVVTQIKTVENDGYDAVQVGFVDKKVKLVNKDANGRKEIIHRNGVNKPEKGHFDKAGVEPKRFVREFRFDNCADYALAQEIKADIFEAGDKVDATATSKGKGFQGAIKRLGQHRGPMAHGSKFHRHQGSNGACSSPSRVFKGKGMPGQMGGNKVTIQNLEIVRVDVENNLLLVKGAVPGPKKSLVTIKESVKAGK, from the coding sequence ATGAAGAAAGCTATTTTAGCTACAAAGGTCGGAATGACTCAGGTCTTCAATGAAGGCGGCGAGCTTATTCCTGTAACTGTTCTTTCTGCAGGTCCATGTGTTGTTACACAGATTAAGACAGTAGAAAATGATGGTTACGATGCTGTTCAGGTTGGCTTTGTTGACAAGAAAGTAAAGCTTGTTAATAAGGATGCAAACGGACGCAAAGAAATTATTCATCGCAATGGCGTAAACAAGCCAGAGAAGGGTCACTTCGATAAGGCTGGTGTTGAGCCAAAGAGATTTGTTAGAGAGTTCAGATTTGATAATTGTGCAGATTATGCACTTGCTCAGGAAATCAAGGCTGATATCTTTGAAGCTGGCGACAAGGTTGATGCAACAGCTACTTCAAAGGGCAAGGGGTTCCAGGGCGCTATCAAGAGATTAGGCCAGCACAGAGGTCCTATGGCTCACGGTTCTAAGTTCCACAGACACCAGGGTTCAAATGGTGCTTGTTCTTCACCTAGCCGTGTATTCAAGGGCAAGGGTATGCCAGGTCAGATGGGCGGAAACAAGGTAACAATCCAGAACCTTGAGATTGTACGTGTTGATGTTGAAAATAATCTGCTTTTAGTAAAGGGTGCTGTTCCAGGACCTAAGAAGTCTCTTGTAACAATCAAAGAGTCAGTTAAAGCAGGAAAGTAA
- the rplD gene encoding 50S ribosomal protein L4 has translation MAKVSVYNMEGKEVGTMDLNDSIFAVEINEHLVHMAVVQQLANNRQGTQKAKTRSEVSGGGRKPWRQKGTGHARQGSTRSPQWTGGGVVFAPTPRDYSFKLNKKEKRAALKSVLTSAVNENKFIVVDELKFDAIKTKDFAKVLTNLNVEKALVVLDTNDKNVVMSAKNIPTVKTALTNTINVYDILKYNTVVVTKAAVDQIQEVYA, from the coding sequence ATGGCTAAAGTATCCGTATATAATATGGAAGGCAAAGAAGTTGGCACCATGGATCTTAACGACAGCATCTTCGCAGTTGAGATTAATGAGCATTTAGTTCACATGGCAGTTGTCCAGCAGCTTGCAAATAACCGTCAGGGAACACAGAAGGCTAAGACTCGTTCTGAGGTTTCTGGTGGTGGTAGAAAACCTTGGAGACAGAAGGGAACAGGTCATGCAAGACAGGGTTCTACAAGATCTCCACAGTGGACAGGTGGTGGCGTAGTATTCGCTCCAACACCAAGAGATTATTCATTTAAGCTCAACAAGAAGGAGAAGAGAGCAGCTCTTAAGTCTGTACTCACTTCTGCAGTTAACGAGAACAAGTTCATCGTTGTTGACGAGCTTAAGTTTGACGCTATTAAGACAAAGGATTTTGCAAAGGTATTAACAAACCTTAACGTTGAGAAGGCACTTGTTGTTCTTGATACAAATGACAAGAACGTAGTTATGTCTGCAAAGAACATTCCTACAGTTAAGACAGCTCTTACAAACACAATCAACGTTTATGACATCCTTAAGTACAACACAGTAGTTGTAACAAAGGCTGCTGTAGATCAGATTCAGGAGGTATATGCATAA
- the rplW gene encoding 50S ribosomal protein L23: MANVQYYDVILKPVITEKSMNAMAEKKYTFLVHPEANKTMIKEAVEKMFDGVKVASVNTMNADGKTKRRGMTFGKTAKTKKAIVQLTADSKDIEIFSGL; the protein is encoded by the coding sequence ATGGCAAATGTACAGTATTATGACGTAATCCTTAAACCTGTAATCACAGAAAAGTCAATGAACGCTATGGCTGAGAAGAAGTACACATTCTTAGTTCATCCAGAAGCTAACAAGACAATGATTAAGGAAGCTGTTGAGAAGATGTTCGACGGAGTAAAGGTTGCTTCAGTTAACACAATGAACGCTGATGGCAAGACAAAGAGACGTGGAATGACATTCGGTAAGACAGCAAAGACAAAGAAGGCTATCGTACAGCTTACAGCTGATAGCAAAGATATCGAGATTTTCTCAGGTCTTTAA
- the rplB gene encoding 50S ribosomal protein L2, with translation MGIKTYNPYTPSRRNMTGSDFAEITKTSPEKSLVVSLKKHAGRNNQGKITVRHHGGGNRQKYRLIDFKRNKDGIPAKVIGIEYDPNRTANIALICYTDGEKAYILAPAGLTDGMTVMNGADAEVRVGNCLPLEKIPVGTLIHNIELYPGRGGQLVRSAGNSAQLMAKEGKYATLRLPSGEMRMVPLNCRASIGVIGNGDHNLVKIGKAGRKRHMGIRPTVRGSVMNPNDHPHGGGEGRAPIGRPGPCTPWGKPALGLKTRKKHKQSNKLIVRRRDGRAIK, from the coding sequence ATGGGAATTAAGACATATAACCCATATACACCTTCTAGAAGAAATATGACTGGTTCAGATTTCGCTGAGATCACAAAGACATCTCCAGAGAAGTCACTTGTTGTTTCATTAAAGAAGCACGCTGGTCGTAACAATCAGGGTAAGATTACCGTTAGACATCATGGTGGCGGTAACAGACAGAAATATAGACTTATTGATTTCAAGAGAAATAAGGATGGAATTCCTGCAAAGGTTATTGGTATCGAGTACGATCCAAACAGAACAGCTAACATCGCTCTTATCTGCTACACAGACGGCGAGAAGGCTTACATCCTTGCTCCAGCTGGTCTTACAGACGGCATGACAGTTATGAACGGTGCTGACGCTGAAGTTAGAGTTGGTAACTGCTTACCACTCGAGAAGATTCCAGTTGGTACACTTATTCACAATATCGAGCTTTATCCAGGACGTGGCGGACAGCTTGTTCGTTCAGCTGGTAACTCAGCTCAGCTCATGGCTAAAGAAGGTAAGTACGCAACACTTCGTCTTCCTTCAGGCGAAATGAGAATGGTACCTCTTAACTGCCGTGCATCAATCGGTGTAATCGGTAACGGTGATCACAACCTTGTTAAGATCGGTAAAGCTGGTCGTAAGAGACACATGGGTATCAGACCTACAGTTCGTGGTTCTGTTATGAACCCTAATGACCATCCACATGGTGGTGGTGAGGGCCGCGCTCCTATCGGACGTCCAGGTCCATGCACACCTTGGGGCAAGCCAGCTCTTGGTCTCAAGACAAGAAAGAAGCACAAGCAGTCTAACAAGCTCATCGTAAGAAGACGCGATGGTAGAGCAATCAAATAA
- the rpsS gene encoding 30S ribosomal protein S19, producing the protein MARSLKKGPFADASLLKKVDAMNASGDKSVIKTWSRRSTIFPQMVGHTIAVHDGRKHVPVYVTEDMVGHKLGEFVATRTYRGHGKDEKKSKVR; encoded by the coding sequence ATGGCACGTTCATTAAAAAAAGGACCATTTGCTGATGCAAGCTTATTAAAGAAGGTTGATGCTATGAACGCAAGCGGCGACAAGTCAGTTATCAAGACATGGTCACGTCGTTCTACAATCTTCCCACAGATGGTTGGACATACAATTGCAGTACATGACGGAAGAAAGCATGTTCCAGTATATGTTACAGAAGACATGGTTGGACACAAGCTTGGAGAATTCGTTGCTACTAGAACCTACAGAGGTCATGGTAAGGACGAAAAGAAGTCAAAGGTACGCTAA
- the rplV gene encoding 50S ribosomal protein L22, whose product MAKGHRSQIKRERNDVKDTRPSAKLSYARMSVQKACFVLDAIRGKDVDTALAIVMYNPRYASSVIEKLLKSAIANAENNNGLDRKDLVVAECYANKGPTMKRIRPRAQGRAYRIEKRMSHITIVLDQKN is encoded by the coding sequence ATGGCTAAGGGACATAGATCTCAAATTAAACGTGAGAGAAACGATGTAAAGGATACAAGACCTTCAGCAAAGTTATCTTATGCTAGAATGTCAGTTCAGAAGGCTTGTTTCGTACTTGATGCCATTCGTGGTAAGGATGTTGATACAGCTCTTGCTATCGTAATGTACAATCCAAGATACGCTTCAAGTGTTATAGAGAAATTACTTAAGTCTGCTATTGCAAACGCTGAGAACAATAACGGCTTAGATCGCAAGGACCTTGTAGTAGCTGAGTGCTATGCAAACAAGGGACCTACAATGAAGAGAATTAGACCAAGAGCACAGGGTAGAGCTTACAGAATCGAAAAGAGAATGAGCCACATCACAATCGTGCTTGATCAGAAAAATTAA
- the rpsC gene encoding 30S ribosomal protein S3, which translates to MGQKVNPHGLRVGVIKDWDSKWYAEGENFSDYLVEDYNIRKFLKKKLYAAGVSKIEIERAAGRVKVTVYTAKPGVVIGKGGAEIDKIKTELQKQTSDKLVVDIKEIKRPDRDAQLVAENIAGQLENRVSFRRAMKSCMSRAMKTGIKGIKTSCSGRLGGADMARSESYNEGTIPLQTLRADIDYGFAEADTTYGKVGVKVWIYKGEVLPKRKNVEGGAQ; encoded by the coding sequence ATGGGACAGAAAGTTAATCCTCATGGCTTAAGAGTCGGTGTTATTAAGGACTGGGATTCTAAGTGGTACGCTGAGGGCGAGAACTTCTCAGACTACTTAGTTGAAGACTATAATATCAGAAAATTTCTTAAGAAGAAGCTTTACGCTGCAGGCGTTTCTAAGATTGAAATCGAGCGCGCTGCTGGTAGAGTAAAGGTTACTGTTTATACAGCAAAGCCAGGCGTTGTTATCGGTAAGGGCGGCGCTGAAATCGACAAGATTAAGACTGAGCTCCAGAAGCAGACAAGCGATAAGCTTGTTGTTGATATCAAGGAAATCAAGAGACCAGATCGTGATGCACAGCTCGTTGCTGAGAACATCGCTGGTCAACTTGAAAACCGTGTATCATTCCGTAGAGCAATGAAGTCTTGCATGTCTAGAGCAATGAAGACAGGAATCAAGGGTATCAAGACAAGCTGTTCAGGACGTCTTGGTGGTGCTGATATGGCTCGTTCAGAGTCTTACAATGAAGGTACTATTCCACTTCAGACACTTCGTGCTGATATCGATTATGGATTCGCTGAGGCTGACACTACTTATGGTAAGGTTGGTGTAAAGGTTTGGATCTATAAGGGTGAAGTACTTCCTAAGAGAAAGAATGTGGAAGGAGGAGCTCAATAA
- the rplP gene encoding 50S ribosomal protein L16, giving the protein MLMPKRAKHRKQFRGNMAGKASRGNKISYGEYGIVATEPAWIKSNQIEAARIAMTRYIKRGGKVWIKIFPDKPVTAKPAETRMGSGKGTLEYWVAVVKPGRVLFEISGVSEEVAREALRLATHKLPCKCKIVSREDLEGGEA; this is encoded by the coding sequence ATGTTAATGCCAAAGAGAGCGAAGCATAGAAAGCAGTTCCGTGGGAACATGGCTGGAAAAGCTTCAAGAGGAAATAAGATATCTTACGGTGAGTATGGTATCGTTGCAACTGAGCCAGCTTGGATTAAGTCAAACCAGATCGAAGCAGCTCGTATCGCTATGACACGTTACATTAAGCGTGGTGGTAAGGTTTGGATTAAGATTTTCCCAGACAAGCCAGTTACTGCAAAACCTGCTGAAACTCGAATGGGTTCAGGTAAGGGAACACTTGAATATTGGGTAGCTGTTGTTAAGCCGGGCCGTGTATTATTCGAGATCTCAGGAGTATCTGAGGAAGTTGCTAGAGAAGCACTTCGTCTCGCTACACATAAACTTCCTTGCAAGTGCAAGATAGTTTCCCGTGAGGATTTAGAAGGCGGTGAAGCATAA
- the rpmC gene encoding 50S ribosomal protein L29: protein MKNTKYVEDLKNTSVAELNAQLVEAKKELFNLRFQNATNQLDNTARIREVRRNIARIQTVITEAEKNA, encoded by the coding sequence ATGAAGAATACAAAGTACGTAGAAGATTTAAAGAACACTTCAGTAGCAGAGCTTAATGCTCAGCTCGTAGAAGCTAAGAAAGAACTTTTCAACTTAAGATTCCAGAATGCTACAAATCAGTTAGACAATACAGCAAGAATCCGTGAGGTTCGTCGTAACATCGCTCGTATTCAGACTGTTATCACAGAAGCTGAGAAGAATGCTTAA
- the rpsQ gene encoding 30S ribosomal protein S17 translates to MERNLRKTRTGVVVSDKMDKTIVVAIRDNVKHPLYNKIVKKTYKLKAHDENGDAHIGDTVKVMETRPLSKDKRWRLVEVIERAK, encoded by the coding sequence GTGGAAAGAAACTTAAGAAAAACACGTACAGGTGTTGTTGTAAGCGACAAGATGGATAAGACAATCGTTGTTGCAATCCGTGACAATGTAAAGCATCCACTTTACAACAAGATCGTTAAGAAGACATATAAGCTTAAGGCTCACGATGAGAACGGCGACGCTCACATCGGAGATACAGTAAAGGTAATGGAGACAAGACCACTTTCTAAAGATAAGAGATGGAGACTTGTTGAAGTTATCGAGAGAGCAAAATAA
- the rplN gene encoding 50S ribosomal protein L14, with translation MVQQESRLKVADNTGAKEILVIRVMGGSTRRYANIGDVITATVKDATPGGVVKKGDVVKAVVVRSVKGARRKDGSYIKFDENAAVIIKDDKTPRGTRIFGPVARELREKQFMKIVSLAPEVL, from the coding sequence ATGGTACAACAGGAAAGTAGATTAAAGGTAGCCGATAATACAGGAGCAAAGGAAATCCTTGTTATCCGTGTTATGGGTGGATCTACAAGAAGATATGCCAATATCGGCGACGTAATTACTGCTACCGTTAAAGATGCAACACCAGGTGGCGTTGTAAAGAAGGGTGACGTTGTTAAGGCAGTAGTTGTTCGTTCAGTTAAAGGTGCCCGTCGTAAAGATGGTTCTTATATCAAGTTTGATGAAAATGCTGCAGTCATCATTAAAGATGACAAGACTCCAAGAGGAACTCGTATTTTTGGACCTGTAGCTAGAGAGCTTCGTGAGAAGCAGTTCATGAAGATTGTTTCTCTCGCTCCAGAAGTATTGTAG
- the rplX gene encoding 50S ribosomal protein L24: MATMKIKKGDTVRVIAGGDVNNEGKVIAVDKKNNTVTVEGVNMVKRHVKPSMANQAGGIIEQEAPIDASNVMLLHNGQPTRVGFKMDGDKKVRFAKKTGEVID; this comes from the coding sequence ATGGCAACTATGAAAATTAAAAAAGGCGATACTGTTCGTGTAATCGCAGGTGGCGATGTAAACAACGAAGGTAAGGTTATCGCAGTAGATAAGAAGAATAACACCGTTACAGTTGAGGGTGTTAACATGGTAAAGCGTCATGTTAAGCCTAGCATGGCCAACCAGGCAGGTGGTATCATCGAGCAGGAAGCTCCTATCGATGCTTCAAATGTTATGTTACTTCATAACGGTCAGCCTACACGTGTTGGTTTCAAGATGGACGGAGACAAAAAAGTCCGTTTTGCAAAGAAGACCGGCGAGGTTATTGACTAA
- the rplE gene encoding 50S ribosomal protein L5, which produces MSRLKDQYLNEIVPAMVEKFGYKNIMEVPKIEKIVVNMGVGEAKDNAKLLESAVKDMEMITGQKAVTTKAKNSVANFKIREGMAIGCKTTLRGEKMYEFADRLINLALPRVRDFRGVNPNSFDGRGNYALGIKEQIIFPEIEYDKIDKTRGMDIIFVTTAKTDEEARELLRLFNMPFAKEA; this is translated from the coding sequence TTGAGTAGATTAAAAGATCAGTATCTTAATGAAATCGTACCAGCAATGGTTGAGAAGTTTGGATACAAGAATATTATGGAAGTTCCTAAGATCGAAAAGATCGTTGTCAACATGGGTGTTGGCGAAGCAAAGGACAATGCTAAGCTTCTTGAGTCTGCAGTCAAGGATATGGAAATGATTACAGGCCAGAAAGCTGTTACAACAAAGGCAAAGAATTCAGTTGCTAACTTCAAGATTCGTGAAGGTATGGCAATTGGCTGTAAGACTACACTTCGTGGAGAGAAGATGTATGAGTTCGCAGATCGTCTTATCAATCTTGCACTCCCACGTGTTCGTGACTTCAGAGGTGTTAATCCTAATTCATTCGATGGTAGAGGAAACTATGCACTTGGTATCAAGGAGCAGATCATCTTCCCTGAGATTGAGTACGATAAGATTGACAAGACTCGTGGTATGGACATTATCTTCGTAACTACAGCTAAGACAGATGAAGAGGCTAGAGAATTACTTCGTTTATTCAATATGCCTTTCGCTAAGGAAGCATAG
- a CDS encoding type Z 30S ribosomal protein S14, whose amino-acid sequence MAKKSMKVKQQRTAKFSTQEYSRCKICGRPHAYLRKYGICRVCFRELAYKGQIPGVKKASW is encoded by the coding sequence ATGGCAAAGAAGTCAATGAAAGTAAAGCAGCAGCGCACAGCAAAGTTCTCTACACAAGAGTACAGTCGTTGCAAAATCTGCGGTCGTCCACATGCATACCTTAGAAAGTATGGTATTTGTAGAGTATGTTTCCGTGAGTTAGCTTACAAGGGACAGATCCCTGGCGTAAAGAAAGCTTCATGGTAA
- the rpsH gene encoding 30S ribosomal protein S8 codes for MNMSDPIADMLTRIRNANTAKHDTVDVPASKMKVAIADILVDEGFITKYDIVDNGNFKDIRVTLKYGANKNEKIISGIKRISKPGLRIYAGKDDIPYVLGGLGIAILSTNKGIITDKEARKLQVGGEVLAYVW; via the coding sequence ATGAATATGAGTGATCCAATAGCAGATATGCTTACAAGAATCCGTAATGCAAATACTGCAAAACATGATACAGTAGATGTTCCTGCATCAAAGATGAAGGTTGCAATTGCAGACATTCTTGTAGATGAAGGATTTATCACAAAGTACGACATCGTTGATAATGGTAACTTCAAGGATATCCGTGTTACATTAAAGTACGGTGCAAACAAGAACGAGAAGATTATTTCTGGTATTAAGAGAATTTCTAAGCCAGGTCTTCGTATTTATGCTGGTAAGGACGATATCCCATACGTTTTAGGTGGACTTGGTATCGCTATCCTTTCAACAAACAAGGGCATCATCACAGATAAGGAAGCTCGTAAGCTTCAGGTTGGTGGCGAAGTTCTTGCATATGTTTGGTAA
- the rplF gene encoding 50S ribosomal protein L6, translating to MSRIGRMPIAVPAGVTVEIAENNHVTVKGPKGTLERTLPSEMDIKLEGAEVVVTRPNDLKKMKSLHGLTRTLINNMVVGVTTGYEKTLEVNGVGYRASKAGKKLTLNLGYSHPVEMEDPEGIESTVDGNKIIIKGIDKEKVGQYAANIRDKRRPEPYKGKGIKYADEVIRRKVGKTGKK from the coding sequence ATGTCACGTATAGGAAGAATGCCAATCGCAGTTCCAGCTGGTGTTACAGTTGAGATTGCAGAAAATAATCATGTGACTGTAAAAGGTCCTAAGGGTACTCTTGAGAGAACACTTCCATCAGAGATGGACATTAAGCTTGAGGGTGCAGAAGTTGTTGTTACTAGACCTAATGATTTAAAGAAGATGAAGTCTTTACATGGTCTTACAAGAACACTTATCAACAACATGGTTGTTGGTGTTACAACAGGCTATGAGAAGACTCTTGAAGTTAACGGTGTAGGTTATAGAGCATCTAAGGCTGGTAAGAAGCTTACTCTTAACCTTGGTTACTCACACCCAGTAGAGATGGAAGATCCAGAGGGTATCGAGTCAACAGTTGACGGAAATAAAATTATCATCAAGGGTATCGACAAGGAAAAGGTTGGTCAGTACGCTGCCAACATCAGAGATAAGAGAAGACCTGAGCCATACAAGGGTAAGGGTATTAAGTACGCTGATGAAGTTATTAGACGTAAAGTCGGTAAGACCGGTAAGAAATAG
- the rplR gene encoding 50S ribosomal protein L18 yields the protein MVSKKSRSVIRQTKHRRLRNTLAGTAERPRLAVFRSNNHMYVQVIDDTCGNTLVSASTLDADVKADLAKTNNVEAASKLGTVIAKKAQEKGIKEVVFDRGGYIYAGKVAALADAAREAGLEF from the coding sequence ATGGTAAGTAAGAAATCTAGATCAGTAATTCGCCAGACAAAGCATAGAAGACTTCGTAACACTCTAGCCGGTACTGCAGAAAGACCACGTTTAGCAGTGTTCAGAAGCAACAATCACATGTATGTTCAGGTTATTGATGATACATGCGGAAATACACTTGTTTCAGCATCTACTCTTGACGCAGACGTTAAGGCAGATCTTGCAAAGACAAATAACGTAGAAGCAGCTTCAAAGCTCGGTACAGTTATTGCTAAGAAGGCACAGGAAAAGGGAATCAAGGAAGTCGTATTCGACAGAGGTGGTTACATTTATGCCGGCAAGGTTGCAGCTTTAGCAGATGCAGCTAGAGAAGCTGGATTAGAATTCTAG
- the rpsE gene encoding 30S ribosomal protein S5 — translation MKREIIDASQLELTEQVVEIKRVTKVVKGGRNMRFTALVVVGDKNGHVGAGLGKAAEIPEAIRKGKEDAMKKLITVKLDDNHSITHDIQGKHTGASVLLKKAPEGTGIIAGGPARAVCELAGIGNIRTKSLGSSNKQNVVLATIEGLKSLKSPEEVAKARGKKVEDILA, via the coding sequence ATGAAACGTGAAATCATTGACGCTAGCCAGTTAGAGTTAACTGAGCAGGTTGTAGAAATTAAGCGTGTAACAAAGGTTGTTAAGGGTGGACGTAACATGCGTTTCACAGCTCTTGTTGTAGTAGGCGATAAGAACGGACACGTTGGCGCTGGACTTGGCAAGGCAGCTGAAATTCCAGAAGCTATCCGCAAGGGTAAGGAAGATGCTATGAAGAAGCTTATCACAGTTAAGCTTGATGACAACCATAGTATTACACACGACATTCAGGGTAAGCACACAGGCGCTTCTGTACTTCTTAAGAAGGCACCAGAAGGTACTGGTATCATCGCTGGTGGTCCAGCACGTGCCGTATGTGAGCTTGCAGGTATCGGAAATATCCGTACAAAGTCACTTGGATCATCAAATAAGCAGAACGTTGTTCTTGCTACAATCGAAGGACTTAAGTCTCTTAAGTCACCTGAGGAAGTAGCAAAGGCTCGTGGCAAGAAAGTTGAAGACATTCTTGCTTAA
- the rpmD gene encoding 50S ribosomal protein L30 encodes MAEKKLRVTLVKSTIGAVPKNKKTVEALGLRKVNKTVELPDNDSVRGMLRMVNHLVKVEEI; translated from the coding sequence ATGGCAGAGAAGAAGTTAAGAGTAACACTCGTAAAGTCTACAATCGGTGCTGTTCCAAAGAACAAGAAGACTGTAGAAGCACTTGGCCTTAGAAAGGTCAACAAGACTGTTGAGCTTCCTGACAACGACAGCGTTCGAGGAATGCTTAGAATGGTCAATCACTTAGTAAAAGTTGAAGAAATTTAA
- the rplO gene encoding 50S ribosomal protein L15 yields the protein MDLSNLQPAEGSKHSDNFRRGRGHGSGNGKTAGKGHKGQKARSGGSIRLGFEGGQMPLYRRLPKRGFKNRNTKEIVGINVSYLERFDNGATVTVDTLVESGIIKNPRDGVKILGGGELTKKLNVQANAFSASAKEKIEALGGTAEVI from the coding sequence ATGGATTTATCTAACTTACAGCCAGCAGAAGGCTCAAAGCATAGTGATAATTTCAGAAGAGGCCGTGGTCACGGTTCAGGTAATGGCAAGACTGCTGGTAAGGGTCATAAGGGACAGAAGGCTCGTTCAGGCGGAAGCATTAGACTTGGATTCGAAGGTGGACAGATGCCTTTATACAGACGTCTTCCTAAGCGTGGTTTCAAGAATAGAAATACAAAGGAAATCGTTGGTATCAATGTTTCTTATTTAGAGAGATTTGATAATGGTGCTACTGTAACAGTTGATACACTCGTTGAGAGTGGTATCATCAAGAACCCTCGCGATGGCGTTAAGATTCTTGGCGGTGGTGAGCTTACAAAGAAGCTCAACGTACAGGCAAACGCTTTTAGTGCTAGCGCAAAGGAGAAGATTGAAGCCTTAGGCGGAACTGCAGAGGTGATCTAA